Below is a genomic region from Rosa chinensis cultivar Old Blush chromosome 5, RchiOBHm-V2, whole genome shotgun sequence.
TGAAGACTTGTGAAGGATATGTACGTAATAACTAAATGAGGAGTTTATAACTACTTTATTTGTGCCTTGGTGATTTTGATGTGAAGGTAAGAGTCAGAGTATACAACAAAAAACTTGTACAAACATcattctaaatttttgttcttAATTTACAAGGCAGTAAATAGAATTTCTTCCTGTACAATACAGACTACTGACCGACGTGTATCTTCTTTTCTGTAACCATAACCGAAAGGAACTTCGACTCAAAAACCAATCCAAAAATcctaactagctagctagctgtaACTTTGTATctctacttttttttctttcattttttttcagtgagaaatttaaaattcaatgcAATCGAAAAATCACTACCTGTGCCTACATTAGAAAATCAACTTCGATGCATATAACTTGACTAATGGCTTCCACGGTTGATCATCTCCATGTACTGATCCAATGACTCCTGTCTCTGCAACCTCATTTCTTCGTTGAACTTCTGTATAAACGCCTCGACTCGGCGGTTCAAATCGTCCTGACTCAGCGACGGCTCTTTCCTCAGCTTAATCCCTCCCGGCGAGGAACTCACAGCTGCCATGGTCCTCAGCTTCTGCTGGTTCGTCATGTCCTTAAACGTCTTTGACTGTTGCACTGCTTCTGACGTCTCCTCGTCCACTTCATCGTTAACGTTGACACCTCCGCTACCGTGATGATCCCACGTGTCGCTCTTCTTGATGTGCCGGCTCAACGGCATCGCACGCCCCTCCGTTATCATCTTCCACGTGTTCTCCAACGTGTCGTGCCGTTTTGGCGCCTTGGACACTCGCAACGGCCTCCCACCTGAAAAGTAATCTTCAGATAAGTTCACCAAAAAAATACTATTGAACGGCAACAAAACATGGCCCATGAATCATCATCTATCAGATTTGTTTCAATTTAACCACTCAAGATAAtaagttttaatcacaaaaggtttTGAAAAACGACAGCATTATCCCTATCTTGCAGCATCTTTTGGGTTCATCTAAGGATAATTTGGTCATTTATTACACTGTGAAGTAGACTGCTTGTGGATGTTTTAAGCCATACGGGCCATACGCCATGTTTGAATACTACTTTGTTCTTACTTCAAATGAACGCGTTTCTTTATAGAAAGCGATGTCGTTGTAACGGAAAGATGACAACTCTAAGGCTGACCTGACCTAGTGACTAGTCGTGTTCTTCAGATTTTAAAATCGGAATCATGTAAATGAGCGAAGTTATCTAAAATAATTACCTTCAGGGGTGGATCTAGCCGGTTTCCGGTGACTGAATCTCGTAGAGACTAGAGGCTTCTCCGCCGGCAAAATAATATCAACGAATTTCGTAGTATTCTCCGACGTCGTCCACGTGGCTGTCGAGACCTCGATCTCATCCTCACGATCATTATCAACCTCAGCCACAGGCTCTTCAGGGTTGTTAAATGGTACCATAGACGTCACTTCCTTAATCACGGCCTCATCTCTGTCATCGTACACTACCGGTGACGCCGCCACATCCTCTTCTCTTCTGTGCTCGTACACCTGTGGCGCCACATCCTCTTGTATATGCTTGTACACCACTGGTGGCGCCACGTCATCTTCTCTGTGCTCGTACACCACTGGTGGCGCCACATCCTCTTGTATATGCTTGTACACCACCGGTGGCGCCAGGTCATCTTCTCTGTGCTTGTATACAACCGGCGGTGGTGTTGATTCAGACTCCGGGGAAGGAAGCTTTGCCTGAGGCCGGTCATGGTGGAACATTGAGGAGGCGgcaatggtgatgatgatggcgTTGATGACGACGTAGAGATACGGCGGGCGGAGCAAGGATTTGCATGAGCTCCAGATCAGAGGAAGGTTTGAGACGGCGAACTCAAACACCAACGGAACATAGAGCTGCATGGCCAATGCCAAAGCCACAACGCCGCTCGAAATCAACAGAATCTTCAACGACACCAACCACGCCATTTTCGATTGTATTTTGAGGTTCTAATTTGAAGATAGGTCGATTGTATTTTCAGGTTCTTATTTGAAGACAGGGAGATAGTGTGTGTGTTTTTGAAGTGGGGATTTGGAGAGAGCTGGGTAAGCGTGGTGTAGATTGTACAGAGGGAAAAT
It encodes:
- the LOC112166606 gene encoding uncharacterized protein LOC112166606, which translates into the protein MAWLVSLKILLISSGVVALALAMQLYVPLVFEFAVSNLPLIWSSCKSLLRPPYLYVVINAIIITIAASSMFHHDRPQAKLPSPESESTPPPVVYKHREDDLAPPVVYKHIQEDVAPPVVYEHREDDVAPPVVYKHIQEDVAPQVYEHRREEDVAASPVVYDDRDEAVIKEVTSMVPFNNPEEPVAEVDNDREDEIEVSTATWTTSENTTKFVDIILPAEKPLVSTRFSHRKPARSTPEGGRPLRVSKAPKRHDTLENTWKMITEGRAMPLSRHIKKSDTWDHHGSGGVNVNDEVDEETSEAVQQSKTFKDMTNQQKLRTMAAVSSSPGGIKLRKEPSLSQDDLNRRVEAFIQKFNEEMRLQRQESLDQYMEMINRGSH